A window of the Desulfotignum phosphitoxidans DSM 13687 genome harbors these coding sequences:
- the cimA gene encoding citramalate synthase, with translation MEKVQLYDTTLRDGMQGENLFFSPEDKVKIAKRLDDAGIHYIEGGWPGSNPGAAHFFELAKKIAFKQAKVAAFGATRRPGISCDKDGNLAALIDSGAPVITIFGKSWDLHVNEIMDNSLEENLKMIRESVAYLLDQGREVMYDAEHFFDGYKANPSYALDTLEAALDGGTRTLVLCDTNGGSLPCEIEEIIRSVMEHFKDRPGICYGIHTHNDCAMAVANAVNAVHVGATLVQGTINGYGERCGNADLTAIIPILAVKMKKDCMSEDNLKKLLNLSRFVSETANMPPVNSRPFVGKSAFAHKGGVHVSAIMKNPKAYEHMDPVKVGNVRRVLVSEQSGKSNIIYKAEELGVDLGDDAVKQRQIVASIKDLEDDGFEFDAAEGSLKLIMEKLTEQYKSYFDLESFRVVVEKDKEKPCYSHAMIKIRVGKTTEITSAEGDGPVSALDNALRKALSAMYPQINDMHLVDFKVRVIDGSDGTDAKVRVLIESRDTDNIFSTIGVSEDIIEASWQALSDSFQYKLSLEHQTPS, from the coding sequence ATGGAAAAAGTCCAATTATACGACACCACGTTAAGAGACGGCATGCAGGGGGAAAATCTCTTTTTTTCTCCGGAAGACAAGGTGAAAATCGCCAAACGGCTGGATGATGCCGGTATTCACTACATTGAAGGCGGATGGCCCGGTTCCAACCCCGGGGCGGCCCATTTCTTTGAACTGGCCAAAAAAATTGCATTCAAACAGGCCAAAGTAGCGGCGTTCGGTGCCACAAGGCGGCCGGGCATCTCATGTGACAAAGATGGCAACCTGGCGGCCCTGATTGACTCGGGTGCGCCCGTGATCACGATTTTCGGCAAATCCTGGGACCTGCACGTCAATGAAATCATGGACAACTCCCTGGAAGAAAACTTGAAAATGATCAGAGAAAGTGTGGCGTATCTGCTGGATCAGGGCAGAGAGGTGATGTATGATGCCGAGCATTTTTTCGACGGGTACAAAGCCAACCCCTCATATGCGCTGGATACGCTGGAAGCGGCCCTGGACGGCGGCACTCGGACCCTGGTGCTGTGTGACACCAACGGCGGATCTTTGCCCTGTGAAATCGAGGAGATCATCCGCTCGGTCATGGAACACTTCAAAGACCGGCCCGGCATCTGCTATGGCATCCACACCCATAATGACTGCGCCATGGCCGTGGCCAATGCGGTCAATGCCGTGCACGTAGGCGCCACCCTGGTTCAGGGCACCATCAACGGGTATGGGGAACGGTGCGGCAATGCGGACTTGACTGCCATCATCCCGATTCTGGCCGTGAAAATGAAAAAAGACTGCATGTCTGAAGACAACTTAAAAAAACTGTTGAACCTGTCCCGGTTTGTGTCGGAAACCGCCAATATGCCGCCGGTCAATTCCCGGCCCTTTGTGGGAAAAAGCGCATTTGCCCACAAAGGCGGGGTCCATGTGTCGGCCATCATGAAAAACCCCAAAGCCTATGAACACATGGACCCGGTAAAGGTGGGCAATGTCCGCCGGGTCCTGGTATCGGAACAGTCGGGAAAAAGCAATATTATTTACAAGGCGGAAGAACTGGGCGTGGATTTAGGGGATGATGCCGTCAAACAGCGCCAGATTGTGGCTTCCATCAAGGATCTGGAAGATGACGGATTCGAGTTTGACGCAGCGGAAGGCTCGCTTAAACTGATCATGGAAAAGCTGACGGAACAGTACAAAAGCTATTTTGACCTGGAATCCTTCCGGGTGGTGGTGGAAAAAGACAAGGAAAAACCCTGTTATTCCCATGCCATGATCAAAATAAGGGTGGGCAAAACCACGGAAATCACCTCAGCTGAAGGAGACGGCCCCGTGTCCGCCCTGGACAACGCGTTGAGAAAAGCATTGTCCGCCATGTATCCCCAGATCAATGACATGCATCTGGTGGACTTCAAGGTCCGGGTGATCGACGGGTCCGACGGCACGGACGCCAAGGTCCGGGTGCTCATCGAATCCCGGGACACGGATAATATTTTCTCCACCATCGGAGTGTCTGAAGATATTATCGAAGCCTCCTGGCAGGCCCTGTCCGACAGTTTCCAGTACAAACTGTCTTTAGAACATCAGACCCCATCGTAA
- the ilvN gene encoding acetolactate synthase small subunit: METSRYLLSILVDNEPGVLSRIAGLFSGRGFNIDSLSVATTDDPVVSRITMATTCDAQTIEQIKKQLHKLINVITVTDLTEKKYVERQLALVKVHANPEKRAEILRIVDIFRCRVVDVGHAHYTIEISGDSGKHEAFLSLVKPMGIVEIASTGAIALAREMGK; the protein is encoded by the coding sequence ATGGAAACCAGCAGATATTTATTGTCGATTCTTGTGGACAATGAACCCGGGGTCCTGTCCCGGATCGCCGGTCTGTTTTCCGGCCGAGGGTTCAACATCGACTCTTTGAGCGTGGCCACCACGGATGACCCCGTGGTCTCCAGAATCACCATGGCCACCACCTGTGACGCCCAGACCATCGAGCAGATCAAAAAACAGCTGCACAAGCTCATCAACGTGATTACGGTGACCGATCTCACGGAAAAAAAATATGTGGAACGGCAGCTGGCCCTGGTCAAGGTGCATGCCAATCCGGAAAAGCGGGCGGAGATTCTGCGCATCGTGGACATTTTCCGGTGCCGGGTGGTGGATGTGGGCCATGCCCACTACACCATCGAGATTTCCGGTGACAGCGGCAAGCACGAGGCATTTTTGTCTTTGGTCAAACCCATGGGAATCGTTGAAATCGCCAGTACCGGGGCCATTGCCCTGGCCAGAGAGATGGGGAAATAA
- the ilvB gene encoding biosynthetic-type acetolactate synthase large subunit — MKLTGAQILVKMIKAQGVDTIFGYPGGATIDIHDEIVRHDDLRHILVRHEQGAVHAADAYSRAHQTTGVALVTSGPGATNTVTGLASAHADSIPMVVFCGQVPTGLIGNDAFQEVDIVGITRPCTKHNYLVKDPDKLAATIQEAFFIARSGRPGPVLVDLPKDILQAKIEFTMPDEPNLRSYKPNYKPNKKQIHKVVEMIQAARRPVVFAGGGVILSRASEQITRLAKMAQIPVTTSLMGLGAFPGTDPLWLGMLGMHGTFRANMSIGHSDLIIAVGVRFDDRVTGNISKFAPHADIIQIDIDPTSIHKNIEVQCPIVGDCKTTLEHILALMEKQDTKDLAVDRDVWLAQIDQWKQTMPLKYEQKTDVIKPQFVVEKLWEITQGQAIITTEVGQNQMWAAQYYHFDRPNHFITSGGLGVMGFGLPAAIGAKAACPDKLVVDVAGDGSIQMNIQELMTAVENCLDVKVVILNNRFLGMVRQWQELFYNKAYACTNIENAPDFVKLADAYGATGFRCTDPACVEETLKKGLDTHGTVIMDFVVEREESVYPMVPAGGAITDMLLV, encoded by the coding sequence ATGAAACTGACAGGGGCACAAATCCTGGTAAAAATGATCAAAGCCCAGGGAGTTGACACCATATTCGGATATCCCGGCGGTGCCACCATTGATATCCATGATGAAATCGTCCGGCATGATGACCTGCGCCATATCCTGGTCCGCCATGAACAGGGTGCGGTTCACGCGGCCGACGCCTATTCCCGGGCCCACCAGACCACAGGGGTGGCCCTGGTGACTTCCGGCCCGGGGGCCACCAACACGGTCACGGGCCTGGCATCGGCCCATGCCGACTCCATACCCATGGTGGTGTTCTGCGGCCAGGTGCCCACGGGGCTCATCGGCAATGACGCGTTCCAGGAAGTGGACATCGTGGGCATCACCCGGCCCTGCACCAAACACAACTACCTGGTCAAAGACCCGGACAAACTGGCCGCCACTATCCAGGAAGCTTTTTTCATCGCCCGGTCCGGCCGTCCCGGCCCAGTGCTGGTGGATCTGCCCAAGGATATTCTCCAGGCCAAAATCGAGTTCACCATGCCGGATGAACCCAACCTCAGATCCTATAAACCCAATTACAAACCCAACAAAAAACAGATCCACAAGGTGGTGGAGATGATCCAGGCGGCCCGGCGGCCCGTGGTATTTGCCGGCGGCGGGGTGATCCTGTCCCGGGCATCGGAACAGATCACCCGGCTGGCCAAAATGGCACAGATCCCCGTGACCACCTCTTTGATGGGGCTGGGGGCGTTTCCGGGCACGGATCCTTTGTGGCTGGGCATGCTGGGCATGCACGGCACATTCCGGGCCAACATGAGCATCGGACACTCGGATCTGATCATTGCCGTGGGGGTCCGGTTCGATGACCGGGTCACGGGAAATATCAGCAAGTTTGCGCCCCATGCAGATATCATTCAGATCGATATCGACCCCACCTCCATTCACAAAAACATCGAGGTTCAGTGCCCCATTGTGGGGGACTGTAAAACCACGCTGGAACATATTCTTGCGCTCATGGAAAAACAAGATACCAAAGACCTGGCCGTGGACCGGGATGTCTGGCTGGCACAGATCGACCAGTGGAAGCAGACCATGCCCTTGAAATACGAACAGAAAACCGATGTGATCAAACCTCAGTTTGTGGTGGAAAAGCTGTGGGAAATTACCCAGGGTCAGGCCATCATTACCACGGAAGTGGGACAGAACCAGATGTGGGCGGCCCAGTATTATCACTTTGACCGGCCCAACCATTTCATCACTTCCGGCGGATTAGGGGTCATGGGATTTGGTCTGCCGGCCGCCATCGGCGCCAAAGCGGCCTGCCCGGACAAACTGGTGGTGGATGTGGCCGGGGACGGGTCCATCCAGATGAACATCCAGGAGCTGATGACGGCCGTGGAAAACTGCCTGGATGTCAAGGTCGTGATTCTTAACAACCGGTTTTTAGGCATGGTGCGCCAGTGGCAGGAGCTGTTCTACAACAAAGCCTATGCCTGCACCAACATTGAAAACGCGCCTGATTTTGTCAAACTGGCCGACGCATACGGGGCCACGGGGTTCCGGTGCACAGACCCGGCCTGTGTGGAAGAAACCCTGAAAAAAGGACTGGACACGCACGGCACCGTGATCATGGATTTTGTGGTGGAAAGAGAAGAGTCCGTCTACCCCATGGTGCCGGCCGGTGGTGCCATCACAGATATGCTTCTGGTATAA
- the ilvD gene encoding dihydroxy-acid dehydratase: MRSHIATKGVERAPHRSLMKALGYTDREIRQPLIGIANAANELIPGHMHLDTLVAAVKSGISMAGGTPMEFSTIGVCDGIAMNHKGMHYSLASRELIADSIEVTATAHPFDAIVMVPNCDKIVPGMLMAAARLNIPAIFLSGGPMLAGLDPKDQTKKIDLVSVFEAVGAVRGGRMTEADLAAVEECACPTCGSCAGMFTANSMNCLTEALGMALPGNGTIPAPMSRRIRLAKETGIQIMALLEQGITPDKIMTQQAFMNALTVDMALGCSTNTVLHLTAIAHEASVPLELSVINQVSEKTPHICSLSPGGPDHIQDLDRAGGIPAVMKTLAAHSLLDTGCLTATGKNLADNLSSVEIKDGAVIRPVSDPYHVQGGLAVLFGNLAPDGCVVKQSAVVEEMMTHQGPARVFDTEEAATEAILGGKINAGDVVVIRYEGPAGGPGMREMLTPTSAIAGMGLGAACALITDGRFSGGTKGACIGHVSPEAANGGPIAMINENDIIRIDIPTKTIELMVPEDEIRERQARWVKPEPKIKTGYMARYARQVSSAAQGAIIE, translated from the coding sequence ATGCGCAGCCACATTGCAACCAAAGGGGTGGAAAGAGCCCCCCACCGGAGCCTGATGAAGGCCTTAGGCTACACGGACAGAGAGATCCGCCAGCCGTTGATCGGCATTGCCAATGCCGCCAATGAACTCATTCCCGGGCACATGCACCTGGATACCCTGGTGGCGGCCGTCAAATCCGGCATCTCCATGGCCGGGGGCACTCCCATGGAATTTTCCACCATCGGGGTGTGTGACGGCATTGCCATGAACCACAAAGGCATGCACTATTCCCTGGCCTCCCGGGAACTGATCGCCGACTCCATCGAGGTGACGGCCACTGCCCACCCGTTTGATGCCATTGTCATGGTGCCCAACTGTGACAAAATCGTGCCCGGCATGCTCATGGCGGCGGCCCGGCTCAATATTCCGGCCATTTTTCTCAGCGGCGGCCCCATGCTGGCCGGACTGGATCCCAAAGACCAGACAAAAAAAATCGATCTGGTGTCCGTGTTCGAGGCCGTGGGCGCAGTCCGGGGCGGCCGCATGACCGAGGCGGACCTGGCTGCCGTGGAAGAGTGCGCCTGCCCCACCTGCGGGTCCTGCGCCGGCATGTTCACGGCCAATTCCATGAACTGCCTCACCGAAGCCTTAGGCATGGCTTTGCCCGGCAACGGCACCATCCCGGCCCCCATGTCCCGGCGCATCCGCCTGGCCAAGGAAACGGGCATCCAGATCATGGCGCTGCTGGAACAGGGGATCACCCCGGATAAAATCATGACCCAACAGGCATTCATGAACGCGCTGACCGTGGACATGGCTTTGGGCTGTTCCACCAACACGGTGCTGCATCTGACCGCCATTGCCCATGAGGCAAGCGTTCCCCTGGAACTGTCTGTGATCAACCAGGTCAGTGAAAAAACCCCGCATATCTGCTCCTTGAGCCCGGGCGGTCCCGACCATATCCAGGATCTGGACCGGGCCGGCGGCATTCCTGCGGTGATGAAAACCCTGGCCGCACATTCTCTGCTGGACACCGGTTGCCTCACAGCCACGGGAAAAAACCTGGCAGACAACCTTTCTTCCGTGGAGATCAAGGACGGGGCCGTGATCCGGCCTGTCAGTGATCCCTATCATGTCCAGGGCGGTCTGGCTGTTTTGTTCGGAAACCTGGCCCCGGACGGGTGTGTGGTCAAGCAGTCCGCTGTGGTGGAAGAGATGATGACACACCAGGGCCCGGCCCGGGTGTTTGACACGGAAGAAGCCGCCACAGAGGCCATTCTGGGCGGGAAAATCAATGCCGGAGATGTGGTGGTGATCCGGTATGAAGGCCCTGCCGGGGGGCCTGGCATGCGGGAAATGCTCACCCCGACCTCGGCCATTGCCGGCATGGGCTTAGGGGCGGCCTGTGCCTTGATCACGGACGGCCGGTTTTCCGGCGGCACCAAAGGGGCCTGCATCGGTCATGTGTCCCCGGAAGCAGCGAACGGCGGCCCCATTGCCATGATCAATGAAAACGACATCATCCGCATCGATATCCCGACCAAAACCATTGAACTGATGGTACCCGAAGATGAGATCCGGGAACGGCAGGCCCGATGGGTCAAACCCGAACCCAAAATCAAAACAGGCTACATGGCCCGGTATGCCCGGCAGGTATCATCCGCGGCCCAGGGAGCCATTATTGAATAA
- the larB gene encoding nickel pincer cofactor biosynthesis protein LarB produces the protein MTPQDLTRLLSQVANGRTTVSDAEKQLSDLTFESLEYARIDHHRSLRKGFPEVIFGLGKTREQIAGILEKMVPKENVILVTRIDPTTADPLVAHFPDAAYFPDARLLRIQKTAPDITGTGNILVITAGTSDIPVAEEAALTARAMGNRVDTLFDVGVAGIHRLFAHKEMIRQAGVIIVAAGMEGALPSVVAGMVGAPVIAVPTSIGYGTSFGGMTALLGMLNSCASNIAVVNIDNGFGAGYMASSINHVGVDKDTAL, from the coding sequence ATGACCCCCCAGGACCTGACCCGGCTGCTGTCACAAGTGGCCAACGGCCGGACCACTGTCTCAGACGCTGAAAAACAGCTGTCCGATCTGACATTTGAATCCCTTGAATATGCCCGGATAGACCATCACCGCTCGTTGCGCAAAGGGTTTCCCGAAGTGATATTCGGCCTGGGCAAGACCCGGGAACAGATTGCCGGTATCCTGGAAAAAATGGTGCCCAAAGAAAACGTGATCCTGGTGACCCGCATCGATCCGACCACGGCAGACCCGCTTGTGGCCCATTTTCCCGATGCCGCGTATTTTCCGGATGCCCGGCTTTTGCGGATTCAGAAAACGGCGCCGGATATCACCGGAACCGGCAACATCCTGGTGATCACGGCCGGCACCTCGGATATTCCCGTGGCAGAAGAAGCGGCCCTGACGGCCCGGGCCATGGGCAACCGGGTGGACACCCTGTTTGACGTGGGCGTGGCCGGGATCCACCGGCTGTTCGCCCACAAAGAGATGATCCGGCAGGCCGGGGTGATCATTGTGGCGGCGGGCATGGAAGGGGCCCTGCCCTCCGTGGTGGCGGGCATGGTGGGAGCGCCGGTCATTGCCGTGCCCACCAGTATCGGGTACGGCACCAGCTTCGGGGGCATGACCGCGCTGTTGGGCATGCTCAATTCCTGTGCCTCCAATATTGCCGTGGTCAACATTGACAACGGGTTCGGGGCCGGGTACATGGCATCGAGCATCAACCATGTGGGCGTGGATAAAGACACCGCCCTGTGA
- a CDS encoding FGGY-family carbohydrate kinase, whose protein sequence is MKKQYIIAIDGGTQSTKVAVFDIRGHEICSESVRLQPIHFYGNSRAEHPDDDLWESLKTACRRLFEKFDGDRHQIMGVGLCSIRCCRALLRADGTLASPVQSWMDLRLAAPYRHEDDVVRYVTTATGYLTHRLTGETRDTRSNYVGPWPIDPDTLDWFEDQAQFDAYTTPREMLFDLKDPSSVLGTITEKASRATGIPAGIPVVSTANDKAVEGLGAGLKDDGTVLVSLGTYITSMMMGTKSGTGAAHYWSNPGAVPGEYMYESSGIRRGMATVPWVKELMGSDVVEVAHRMGLSPEAYLNAAGADIPAGCDGLYTVLNWLPDPSRLHERGMMIGFNSTHQGIHMFRSVLEGIALTMKNNAQAMCDEMGVALTQIIVSGGGSNGELFMQIFADVFGVPAHRNVVNGSASMGAAICTALALKIYENRQEAVDQMVRRRDTFTPIRENVELYRRINEEVYQQIVPETDDLLKRSHGIFHPHPASSPQESVSG, encoded by the coding sequence ATGAAAAAACAATATATTATTGCCATTGACGGCGGTACCCAGAGCACCAAGGTGGCCGTCTTTGATATCCGGGGCCATGAGATCTGTTCCGAATCGGTCCGGCTTCAGCCCATTCATTTCTACGGAAACTCCCGGGCCGAGCACCCGGACGATGACCTGTGGGAAAGCCTGAAAACCGCCTGCCGCCGACTTTTTGAAAAATTTGACGGGGACAGGCATCAGATCATGGGTGTGGGCCTGTGCTCGATCCGGTGCTGCCGGGCCCTGCTTCGGGCCGACGGCACCCTGGCATCCCCCGTGCAGAGCTGGATGGACCTGCGGCTTGCCGCCCCTTACCGCCACGAGGACGATGTCGTGCGCTATGTCACCACGGCCACGGGCTACCTGACCCACCGCCTCACCGGAGAAACCAGGGACACCCGGTCCAATTACGTAGGACCCTGGCCCATCGATCCCGACACCCTGGACTGGTTCGAGGACCAGGCGCAGTTCGACGCATATACCACCCCCCGGGAGATGCTCTTTGACCTGAAGGATCCGTCCAGCGTGCTGGGGACCATCACGGAAAAAGCCAGCCGGGCCACGGGCATTCCCGCGGGTATCCCCGTGGTGTCCACGGCCAATGACAAGGCCGTGGAAGGCCTGGGCGCGGGTCTGAAAGATGACGGCACCGTGCTGGTATCCCTTGGCACCTATATTACCTCCATGATGATGGGAACAAAATCCGGAACCGGTGCGGCCCATTACTGGAGCAACCCGGGGGCTGTTCCCGGTGAATACATGTATGAGAGCAGCGGCATCCGCAGGGGAATGGCCACGGTGCCCTGGGTCAAGGAACTCATGGGGTCTGACGTGGTCGAGGTGGCACACCGCATGGGGCTTTCCCCGGAAGCGTACCTGAATGCGGCCGGCGCCGACATCCCTGCCGGGTGTGACGGCCTGTACACCGTGCTCAACTGGCTGCCCGACCCTTCCCGTCTCCATGAGCGGGGCATGATGATCGGTTTCAACAGCACCCACCAAGGGATCCACATGTTCCGCTCCGTTTTGGAGGGCATTGCACTGACCATGAAAAACAACGCCCAGGCCATGTGTGATGAAATGGGCGTGGCACTGACTCAGATTATTGTCAGCGGGGGCGGGTCAAACGGAGAACTGTTCATGCAGATCTTTGCCGATGTCTTTGGCGTGCCGGCCCACAGGAACGTGGTCAACGGCTCCGCCAGCATGGGGGCGGCCATCTGCACCGCGCTGGCCTTAAAGATCTATGAAAACCGGCAGGAAGCCGTCGACCAGATGGTGCGCCGCAGGGATACGTTTACCCCCATCCGGGAGAATGTCGAACTTTACCGCCGGATCAATGAGGAGGTCTATCAGCAGATCGTACCGGAGACCGACGACCTGTTGAAACGGTCCCACGGGATTTTTCATCCGCACCCGGCATCATCCCCTCAGGAATCGGTAAGCGGGTAG
- a CDS encoding SDR family oxidoreductase: MELTDFNMGFFSLAGKNAVVTGGNSGLGQAFSVALAKGGANVLAASIMADDGTTRQWVEACGTAYHYVNADITSEGQCRRIVEECVDVFGRIDILVNCAGICINVEDVTQYTRKEWDQMVAVNLTAAFEMTHEACKPMIRQARGKIVNIASLYSFLGGQWSPAYAATKHGIVGLTKSMCDELARFNIQVNAIAPGYFATELTAKTRKDPKRNAEILAHIPASRWGWTADLMGACIFLCSDAANYVNGTVLTVDGGYLMR; this comes from the coding sequence ATGGAACTGACGGATTTCAATATGGGCTTTTTTTCCCTGGCAGGAAAGAACGCCGTGGTCACGGGAGGCAACAGCGGACTGGGGCAGGCGTTTTCCGTTGCCCTGGCAAAAGGCGGCGCCAATGTGCTGGCCGCAAGCATCATGGCAGATGACGGCACCACCCGGCAGTGGGTGGAAGCATGCGGCACGGCCTATCATTATGTGAACGCCGACATCACATCCGAAGGCCAGTGCCGGCGGATCGTGGAAGAGTGTGTGGATGTCTTCGGCCGCATTGACATCCTGGTCAACTGCGCCGGGATCTGCATCAATGTGGAGGATGTCACTCAATATACCCGGAAGGAATGGGATCAGATGGTGGCCGTCAACCTGACGGCGGCGTTCGAGATGACCCATGAGGCGTGCAAGCCCATGATCCGGCAGGCCCGGGGAAAGATTGTCAACATCGCCTCCCTGTATTCGTTTCTGGGCGGGCAGTGGTCTCCGGCCTATGCCGCCACCAAACACGGGATTGTCGGGCTGACCAAATCCATGTGCGATGAACTGGCCCGGTTCAACATCCAGGTCAACGCCATTGCCCCGGGGTACTTTGCCACGGAACTCACGGCCAAAACCCGGAAAGACCCGAAACGCAATGCCGAGATCCTCGCCCACATCCCGGCCAGCCGGTGGGGGTGGACTGCGGATCTCATGGGGGCCTGCATTTTTCTGTGTTCAGATGCGGCCAATTATGTGAACGGCACCGTGCTGACCGTGGACGGCGGTTATCTGATGCGGTGA
- a CDS encoding electron transfer flavoprotein subunit alpha/FixB family protein, whose translation MKQTCILQDTETPEKTPDLLAAATLMYGRDGFKSHVVVVNASPETFTDRFHHVIQVAEGLVADNDPRAITEILETLHQTHGFDSILIPATTLGKMIAPRLAWRLKTGLASGVTDITVREGRVEITRPARSGTILETILPKGPGPVMMTIRPHAFEHPPEETVSTRISQYSRPVTTRSTLTRLGVEQNIIEPRDIREYEVLVAGGGGAARCFPALKPLADALNGTVAASRKLVDQGIARRTIQVGQSGKTVSPKVYLALGIHGSMQHLAGLRGAVSIIAVNTSPHAPICRLSDLVVQGDACEFIEKLMDKMIHHPHKNT comes from the coding sequence ATGAAACAAACCTGCATATTACAGGACACGGAAACCCCAGAAAAAACCCCGGACCTGCTGGCGGCGGCAACTCTTATGTACGGCCGGGACGGGTTTAAATCCCATGTGGTCGTGGTGAACGCTTCGCCTGAAACATTCACGGACCGGTTTCACCATGTGATCCAGGTGGCCGAAGGTCTGGTGGCGGATAACGATCCCCGGGCCATCACAGAGATCCTGGAAACCCTGCACCAGACCCACGGGTTTGACAGCATCCTGATTCCGGCAACCACCCTGGGAAAGATGATCGCCCCGCGGCTGGCATGGCGGCTCAAAACCGGGCTGGCAAGCGGTGTGACAGACATCACCGTCCGGGAGGGCCGTGTTGAGATCACCCGGCCGGCCCGTTCCGGAACGATCCTTGAAACCATTCTTCCGAAGGGGCCGGGTCCTGTGATGATGACCATCCGGCCCCATGCGTTTGAACATCCCCCTGAAGAAACGGTGTCCACCCGGATCAGTCAGTATTCCCGGCCCGTGACCACCCGCAGCACCCTGACCCGACTGGGTGTTGAGCAAAACATCATCGAACCCCGGGATATCCGGGAGTACGAAGTGCTGGTGGCCGGGGGCGGCGGTGCGGCCCGCTGCTTTCCGGCACTGAAACCCCTGGCAGATGCCCTGAACGGGACTGTGGCCGCCAGCCGGAAACTGGTGGATCAGGGGATTGCCCGGCGAACCATCCAGGTGGGCCAGTCCGGAAAAACCGTTTCTCCGAAGGTGTACCTGGCTTTGGGCATTCACGGCAGCATGCAGCATCTGGCAGGCCTGCGGGGGGCGGTATCCATCATCGCCGTGAACACATCGCCCCACGCCCCCATCTGCCGGCTGTCGGATCTGGTCGTACAGGGGGATGCCTGTGAATTTATTGAAAAGCTCATGGACAAAATGATCCACCACCCACACAAAAACACATAA